A stretch of the Capsicum annuum cultivar UCD-10X-F1 chromosome 10, UCD10Xv1.1, whole genome shotgun sequence genome encodes the following:
- the LOC107843761 gene encoding transcription factor MYBC1 — MREEDSNWFAKWEEELPSPKELMPLSQTLITPSLAIAFHIQNPNTPNPRMSPLVHTPPSAEFESNSAELGGRAGSSGVGADEPARTPKRARLVWTPQLHKRFVDAVAQLGIKNAVPKTIMQLMSVDGLTRENVASHLQKYRLYLKRMQGFSSSSMSGAGVDPATDHLFASSPVPAHFLHPGRGNSEHYMPFVPVAAIVGHAPQLQQQHRHLGSSPNGQFEVPFLSRQSQQQPVQRMGTSVHSSSPVLPSYVEGLESATTANGRKVLTLFPTGDD, encoded by the coding sequence ATGAGGGAAGAAGATTCCAATTGGTTTGCTAAATGGGAAGAAGAATTACCATCTCCAAAGGAACTGATGCCTTTATCCCAAACCTTAATTACTCCTAGTTTAGCCATagcttttcatattcaaaaccccAATACCCCAAATCCCAGAATGTCACCACTAGTTCATACTCCTCCATCAGCCGAGTTTGAGTCGAACTCGGCTGAGTTGGGTGGCAGGGCAGGTTCATCAGGGGTTGGTGCTGATGAACCTGCCCGAACCCCGAAAAGGGCTAGACTTGTGTGGACCCCACAGCTACACAAGAGGTTTGTGGATGCAGTTGCACAATTGGGGATCAAGAATGCTGTCCCAAAGACTATAATGCAGTTGATGAGTGTAGATGGCTTAACTCGCGAAAATGTTGCTAGTCATTTGCAAAAATATAGGCTTTATTTGAAGCGTATGCAGGGTTTTTCTAGTAGTAGTATGTCCGGTGCAGGGGTGGATCCCGCAACAGATCATCTGTTTGCGAGTTCACCCGTGCCTGCACATTTTTTGCATCCAGGGAGGGGAAATTCTGAACATTATATGCCATTTGTGCCAGTGGCTGCAATTGTTGGACATGCTCCACAACTTCAGCAGCAGCATAGGCATTTGGGGTCATCGCCAAACGGGCAATTTGAGGTTCCATTTTTGTCTCGCCAGTCGCAGCAGCAGCCGGTTCAGAGAATGGGGACATCTGTTCATAGTAGTAGTCCAGTGTTGCCTTCTTATGTAGAGGGGTTGGAATCAGCTACAACTGCTAATGGGAGAAAGGTTCTTACTTTGTTTCCAACTGGGGATGATTGA
- the LOC107843762 gene encoding G2/mitotic-specific cyclin S13-7, protein MAARNVLQQQNRGEAVPGALKQKNMAGAQGRNRKALGDIGNMVTVRGGVERGKAKALPQVSRPITRSFCAQLLANAQAAAENQKKSMVVNADGPIVANGALPVKVARKPAQKKAATTVKTKPEVIEISPDTVEQVKENKQKKKACVDSSMKKSTTLTSTLTARSKAACGLSHKPKVQIVDIDATDVNNELAVLEYVEDIYTFYKIAESESRIHDYMDSQPEVSEKMRAILIDWLIEVHHKFELNQETLYLTINIVDRYLAAATTSRRELQLVGISAMLIASKYEEIWAPEVNDFVCISDRAYSHEQILSMEKRILGQLEWYLTVPTPYVFLVRFIKAAVSDVQANVAVLNSCNVTSMENMVYFLAELGVMNYATNSYCSSMIAASAVYVARHTLQCNPFWNETLKLHTGFSESQLLGCAKLLVNYHKEAPEHKLKVIYRKYSSPSRGAVALNSPAISLLASHE, encoded by the exons ATGGCTGCAAGAAACGTTCTTCAACAACAGAACAGAG GTGAGGCAGTTCCTGGAGCCTTAAAGCAGAAGAATATGGCAGGAGCACAAGGAAGAAACCGCAAGGCGCTTGGTGATATTGGGAATATGGTAACTGTGCGTGGTGGGGTCGAGAGGGGAAAGGCAAAGGCGCTTCCTCAGGTGTCTCGGCCCATAACGAGGAGCTTTTGTGCACAATTACTTGCTAATGCACAAGCAGCAGCTGAGAACCAGAAG AAATCAATGGTTGTTAATGCGGATGGACCGATCGTTGCTAATGGAGCTTTACCTGTTAAAGTTGCAAGAAAACCAGCTCAGAAGAAAGCAGCTACTACTGTAAAAACAAAGCCTGAGGTGATTGAAATTAGTCCTGATACTGTTGAACAAGTGAAGGAAAACAAGCAAAAGAAGAAGGCTTGTGTTGACTCTTCAATGAAGAAATCAACAACTCTTACTTCAACTCTCACTGCTAGGAGTAAG GCTGCCTGTGGTCTAAGTCATAAACCAAAGGTCCAGATAGTGGACATTGATGCTACAGATGTGAATAATGAGTTGGCAGTGCTGGAATATGTTGAGGATATCTACACTTTTTACAAGATAGCTGAG AGTGAGAGCAGAATTCATGACTATATGGATTCACAGCCTGAGGTTAGTGAAAAGATGAGAGCTATTCTGATTGACTGGTTGATTGAAGTGCATcacaaatttgagctaaatcaaGAGACTCTTTACCTTACCATCAATATCGTTGATCGTTACCTTGCTGCGGCGACTACATCAAGAAGGGAACTGCAGTTAGTTGGCATTAGTGCCATGCTCATTGCCTCCAAATATGAAGAAATTTGGGCACCTGAG GTGAATGACTTTGTGTGCATCTCAGACAGAGCTTACAGTCATGAACAGATTCTGTCAAtggaaaaaaggattcttggacaaTTGGAGTGGTACTTAACGGTGCCAACGCCTTATGTATTCCTTGTTCGATTTATCAAAGCTGCTGTTTCTGATGTACAAGCGAACGTCGCTGTCTTGAATTCTTGCAATGTTACCTCAATGGAAAACATGGTTTATTTCCTGGCTGAATTAGGGGTGATGAACTATGCTACAAATAGCTACTGCTCGTCGATGATTGCTGCCTCAGCGGTCTATGTTGCTCGACACACACTGCAATGCAATCCTTTTTGGAACGAGACGCTGAAACTGCATACTGGTTTCTCAGAGTCTCAGCTACTAGGTTGTGCTAAGCTGCTGGTTAACTATCACAAGGAGGCACCAGAACACAAGCTGAAGGTGATTTACAGGAAGTATTCGAGTCCTTCTCGAGGTGCTGTTGCTTTGAATTCTCCAGCCATTTCCCTGTTGGCCAGTCATGAATAA
- the LOC107843763 gene encoding tubulin beta-5 chain, whose protein sequence is MREILHIQGGQCGNQIGSKFWEVVCDEHGIDPTGRYVGTSDLQLERVNVYYNEASCGRFVPRAVLMDLEPGTMDSVRTGPYGQIFRPDNFVFGQSGAGNNWAKGHYTEGAELIDSVLDVVRKEAENCDCLQGFQVCHSLGGGTGSGMGTLLISKIREEYPDRMMLTFSVFPSPKVSDTVVEPYNATLSVHQLVENADECMVLDNEALYDICFRTLKLTTPSFGDLNHLISATMSGVTCCLRFPGQLNSDLRKLAVNLIPFPRLHFFMVGFAPLTSRGSQQYRALTVPELTQQMWDAKNMMCAADPRHGRYLTASAMFRGKMSTKEVDEQMINVQNKNSSYFVEWIPNNVKSSVCDIPPRGLSMASTFIGNSTSIQEMFRRVSEQFTAMFRRKAFLHWYTGEGMDEMEFTEAESNMNDLVSEYQQYQDATADEEGEYEDEEYDGNEEN, encoded by the exons ATGAGAGAAATCCTTCACATCCAAGGTGGACAATGTGGAAACCAGATCGGATCAAAGTTCTGGGAAGTTGTATGTGATGAGCATGGAATTGATCCTACCGGACGCTATGTTGGAACCTCAGATCTTCAATTGGAACGTGTCAACGTGTATTACAATGAAGCCTCGTGTGGGAGGTTTGTTCCCCGTGCAGTGCTTATGGATCTCGAGCCTGGCACAATGGACAGTGTGAGAACTGGCCCTTATGGTCAGATATTTAGGCCTGATAACTTTGTTTTCGGTCAGTCAGGTGCTGGAAACAATTGGGCTAAGGGTCATTACACTGAGGGTGCAGAGCTTATTGACTCTGTTCTTGATGTCGTCAGAAAGGAGGCCGAGAATTGTGACTGTCTTCAAG GTTTTCAAGTGTGCCATTCACTTGGTGGAGGAACAGGTTCCGGAATGGGAACTTTGCTTATCTCCAAAATCAGGGAGGAATACCCTGACCGCATGATGCTCACATTCTCTGTGTTCCCATCACCAAAGGTTTCAGATACAGTGGTTGAGCCATATAATGCTACCCTTTCGGTGCATCAGCTTGTTGAAAATGCTGATGAGTGTATGGTGCTTGACAATGAAGCTCTGTATGACATCTGTTTCAGGACTCTCAAGCTTACCACACCCAGCT TTGGTGATTTGAACCACTTGATTTCTGCTACAATGAGTGGGGTTACTTGCTGCCTCCGGTTCCCGGGGCAATTGAACTCTGATCTTAGGAAGCTTGCTGTTAACCTGATCCCTTTCCCTCGTCTACACTTCTTCATGGTTGGATTTGCTCCTCTCACTTCTCGTGGTTCACAGCAATACCGTGCACTTACAGTCCCAGAGCTGACCCAGCAAATGTGGGATGCTAAGAACATGATGTGTGCTGCTGATCCACGTCATGGTCGCTACCTTACTGCCTCAGCCATGTTCAGGGGTAAAATGAGCACTAAGGAAGTTGACGAGCAGATGATTAATGTTCAGAACAAGAACTCATCTTACTTTGTTGAATGGATTCCAAACAATGTGAAATCCAGTGTCTGTGACATCCCGCCTAGAGGTCTCTCAATGGCATCCACCTTCATTGGAAACTCAACTTCCATTCAGGAAATGTTTAGGAGGGTGAGCGAGCAGTTTACTGCTATGTTCCGTAGAAAGGCTTTCTTGCATTGGTACACAGGTGAAGGAATGGACGAAATGGAGTTCACAGAAGCTGAAAGCAACATGAACGATCTCGTGTCTGAGTATCAGCAATACCAAGATGCCACTGctgatgaagaaggtgaataCGAGGATGAGGAGTATGATGGGAATGAAGAGAACTGA